The Streptomyces nitrosporeus genome includes a window with the following:
- a CDS encoding L,D-transpeptidase: MSSACRSARRTGPVRSRARLFLAVQAAVVCAALTACAGGGPAEGAAPAGTAVAPAPALDITVAPHGTKAVAGVPVKVTAESGKLKTVQVRAAGGKALAGRISADGRTWTSDRVAAPGTAYTVSAKDAAGRGDRTGFTTAAADKVNKLTLAPGKDTTVGIAQPLSIVFDHPVKNKAAVEKALTVTTTDDTTGSWGWLRDHSGKDRVDWRPREYWKPGTRVTLAAGLDGVDSGPDGGFFVRDYATTFTIGSAQVARVDLDRHRLTLVREGKTVLDLPMSAGTPGGDKASWRGTAVLMSKEGTINMRSETVGLGDAYDKMVDWSMRLTWSGMYVHAAPWNAAYFGVANRSSGCVGLSDANAAALYGQVRAGDPFEITGADAKGTVAEGNGYGAWNVSWADWRKKSALG, encoded by the coding sequence TTGAGTTCCGCATGTCGGTCCGCACGCCGTACCGGTCCGGTCCGCAGCCGTGCCCGGCTCTTCCTGGCCGTCCAGGCCGCCGTGGTCTGCGCCGCGCTCACCGCGTGCGCGGGCGGCGGCCCGGCGGAGGGTGCCGCGCCCGCCGGCACCGCCGTCGCGCCGGCCCCCGCCCTGGACATCACCGTGGCCCCGCACGGGACAAAGGCCGTCGCGGGCGTACCGGTGAAGGTGACGGCGGAGTCGGGGAAGCTGAAGACGGTCCAGGTGCGGGCCGCCGGGGGCAAGGCGCTGGCCGGGCGGATATCCGCCGACGGCAGGACCTGGACGTCCGACCGGGTCGCGGCCCCCGGCACGGCGTACACCGTGAGCGCGAAGGACGCCGCGGGCCGCGGCGACCGGACGGGGTTCACGACCGCCGCCGCGGACAAGGTCAACAAGCTGACGCTGGCGCCCGGCAAGGACACCACGGTCGGCATCGCGCAGCCGCTGTCGATCGTGTTCGACCACCCGGTGAAGAACAAGGCCGCGGTCGAGAAGGCCCTCACGGTCACCACGACCGACGACACGACCGGTTCCTGGGGCTGGCTGCGGGACCACTCCGGGAAGGACCGCGTCGACTGGCGCCCCCGGGAGTACTGGAAGCCCGGCACCCGTGTCACGCTCGCCGCCGGCCTCGACGGCGTCGACTCGGGCCCGGACGGCGGCTTCTTCGTACGCGACTACGCCACCACGTTCACGATCGGCTCCGCCCAGGTGGCCCGGGTGGACCTGGACCGGCACCGCCTCACCCTGGTCCGCGAGGGGAAGACGGTCCTGGACCTGCCCATGTCCGCGGGCACGCCCGGCGGGGACAAGGCGTCCTGGCGCGGCACGGCCGTCCTGATGTCCAAGGAGGGCACCATCAACATGCGTTCGGAGACGGTGGGTCTCGGTGACGCGTACGACAAGATGGTGGACTGGTCGATGCGGCTGACCTGGTCGGGGATGTACGTGCACGCCGCCCCGTGGAACGCCGCGTACTTCGGTGTCGCCAACCGGAGTTCGGGCTGCGTGGGACTCAGCGACGCGAACGCCGCGGCCCTGTACGGGCAGGTGCGGGCCGGCGACCCCTTCGAGATCACCGGCGCCGACGCCAAGGGCACCGTGGCGGAGGGCAACGGGTACGGCGCGTGGAACGTCTCCTGGGCCGACTGGCGGAAGAAGAGCGCACTGGGCTGA
- a CDS encoding response regulator transcription factor: MPRILLIEDDPSVREGVELGLRRRGHEVLAVETGEAGLGALDPFRPDLVLLDLMLPGMNGVLVCRRVRETSQLPIIMLTARGDDFDVVVGLEAGADDYVVKPARTEVLDARIRAVLRRLTDPVERTGTEVHGELTVDRAGLSVTKGGEQLALAPSELKLLLHLSASPGQVFSRQQLLECVWEHGYHGDARLVDACVRRLRRKIEHAESAPRYIQTVRGFGYRFGPLG, encoded by the coding sequence ATGCCTCGCATACTTCTCATAGAGGACGACCCCTCCGTGCGCGAAGGGGTCGAACTCGGCCTGCGCCGGAGGGGCCACGAGGTCCTGGCGGTGGAGACCGGGGAGGCCGGGCTCGGCGCCCTGGACCCCTTCCGGCCGGATCTGGTGCTCCTGGACCTGATGCTGCCCGGCATGAACGGCGTCCTCGTCTGCCGGCGCGTACGCGAGACCAGCCAGCTGCCGATCATCATGCTCACCGCGCGCGGCGACGACTTCGACGTCGTCGTCGGCCTGGAGGCGGGCGCCGACGACTACGTCGTCAAGCCGGCCCGCACCGAGGTGCTCGACGCCCGGATCCGGGCCGTACTGCGCCGGCTCACCGACCCCGTCGAACGCACCGGCACCGAGGTCCACGGCGAGCTGACCGTGGACCGGGCCGGGCTCTCGGTGACCAAGGGGGGCGAGCAGCTGGCCCTGGCCCCCTCCGAACTGAAGCTGCTCCTGCACCTGTCGGCCTCACCCGGCCAGGTGTTCAGCCGGCAGCAGCTCCTCGAATGCGTCTGGGAGCACGGCTACCACGGTGACGCGCGGCTCGTCGACGCCTGTGTGCGGCGGCTGCGGCGGAAGATCGAGCACGCCGAGTCCGCCCCCCGCTACATCCAGACCGTGCGCGGCTTCGGCTACCGCTTCGGACCGCTCGGATGA
- a CDS encoding alpha/beta hydrolase produces MPDSAARERDAAETASAFAHPAVAPDRTAAYGGHPDQVIDFFAPRGGRAGAPLVVVLHGGAWRAPYDRVHVSPFAGFLARRGFAVASVEYRRGGETPGRDGGAPVAGRWPDTFDDVAAALDALPELAARELPGADVRRTVLTGHSAGGHLALWAAARHVLPQGSPWRLPEPPPLRGVVALAPVADLARAVELDVCSGAVHQLLGGAEHFEERRGHSDPAVLLPTGVATTVVQGSWDLTVPREVSEAFVGAAAEAGELVGLTVLDGAGHFPLIDPAADACAVVAEEIAQLAW; encoded by the coding sequence ATGCCGGATTCCGCTGCGCGTGAACGGGACGCCGCCGAGACCGCGTCCGCCTTCGCGCACCCCGCCGTCGCGCCGGACCGGACCGCCGCCTACGGCGGCCATCCCGACCAGGTGATCGACTTCTTCGCCCCGCGGGGCGGCCGGGCCGGGGCGCCGCTCGTCGTCGTCCTGCACGGCGGTGCCTGGCGGGCCCCGTACGACCGGGTCCATGTGTCACCGTTCGCCGGTTTCCTGGCCCGGCGCGGCTTCGCCGTCGCGAGCGTGGAGTACCGGCGCGGCGGGGAGACGCCGGGCCGGGACGGGGGCGCCCCGGTGGCCGGGCGCTGGCCGGACACCTTCGACGACGTGGCCGCGGCGCTGGACGCGCTGCCGGAACTGGCGGCCCGCGAACTCCCGGGGGCCGACGTCCGCAGGACCGTGCTGACCGGCCACTCCGCGGGCGGCCACCTCGCCCTGTGGGCCGCCGCCCGGCACGTACTCCCGCAGGGTTCGCCCTGGCGGCTGCCGGAGCCGCCCCCGCTGCGCGGGGTCGTCGCGCTGGCGCCGGTCGCCGACCTCGCACGCGCGGTGGAACTGGACGTGTGCTCCGGTGCGGTGCACCAGCTCCTGGGCGGTGCGGAGCACTTCGAGGAGCGCCGGGGCCACAGCGACCCCGCCGTGCTGCTGCCCACCGGGGTGGCGACGACCGTCGTCCAGGGGTCCTGGGACCTGACGGTGCCCCGGGAGGTGTCCGAGGCGTTCGTCGGTGCGGCGGCGGAGGCGGGTGAGCTGGTGGGGCTGACCGTGCTCGACGGGGCCGGCCACTTCCCGCTCATCGACCCGGCGGCGGACGCCTGCGCGGTGGTCGCCGAGGAGATCGCCCAACTGGCCTGGTAG
- a CDS encoding GerMN domain-containing protein, which produces MRARPARRVRLLAAGLLLLATGCGIRATGVVEVGGAAEVQVSGGGPQDTVLYFVHAGGLMPVVRQVEPLGGDPSGTVRTEEKVLAMLLAGPDAREREAGLRTELPSGSGVVSLDLVEDGVLVRLGRPVTGLSGLARRQLVCTAAEALVSGGGEPVTVVGTDTSFGPDTCEL; this is translated from the coding sequence GTGAGGGCGCGGCCGGCACGCCGGGTACGGCTGCTGGCCGCCGGGCTGCTCCTCCTCGCCACCGGCTGCGGCATCAGGGCCACCGGCGTCGTCGAGGTCGGTGGCGCGGCCGAGGTGCAGGTGTCCGGGGGCGGGCCCCAGGACACGGTCCTGTACTTCGTCCACGCGGGCGGGCTCATGCCCGTGGTACGCCAGGTCGAGCCGCTGGGGGGAGACCCCTCCGGCACCGTGCGGACGGAGGAGAAGGTACTCGCCATGCTCCTCGCGGGCCCCGACGCCCGGGAGCGGGAGGCCGGGCTGCGGACCGAGCTGCCGTCCGGGAGCGGCGTGGTCTCCCTCGACCTGGTGGAGGACGGGGTCCTGGTGCGGCTGGGCAGGCCGGTCACCGGACTGTCCGGGCTCGCCCGGCGCCAGCTGGTCTGCACCGCGGCGGAGGCCCTCGTGTCCGGCGGGGGCGAGCCGGTGACGGTCGTGGGGACCGACACCTCGTTCGGCCCGGACACCTGCGAGCTGTGA
- the murJ gene encoding murein biosynthesis integral membrane protein MurJ codes for MTATGPAPAPAATPAPAGGAPERKSRSVLRGGAVMAAGSVVSRATGFVRSAVVVAALGTGLQADGYAVANTVPNILYMLLLGGALNAVLVPELVRAAGEHPDGGAAYTDRLLTLCTAGLLALTALAVAGAPLIVSLYTGYTGGQAELTVALARYCLPQILFYGLFTLLGQVLNARGRFGAMMWTPVLNNLVIIGVFGLYLAVAAGSDGSLTDGQARLLGWGTTAGVAVQTLALVPALRGAGFRWRPRFDWRGSGLTRPLRSAGWLVLLVLTNQAAYWVVTRLSTASGQQAVEQGVAGGAGYTAYSYAYQLWVVPQGIVTVSLVTALMPRMSRAAAGGDTAGVRRDVSYALRTSAAAVVPAAAALLALAPWVMGAVFGYGRAGADDIAVMGGMMAAFAPGLIAFSGQYVLSRGFYAMGDTRTPFFLNLVIAGANAGLCVAAHLLLPARWAVTGMAGASSVAYALGFAVTACVLHRRLAVREAAPRVRLWRSPALGVHLRLTAACVPAGLLAHGAARAAEGAGDIAAVSAGALVLLAVVALLAGPLSVTEINSPLAAAGRKLWKR; via the coding sequence ATGACGGCCACCGGCCCCGCCCCCGCCCCCGCCGCGACACCCGCTCCCGCCGGGGGCGCACCGGAGCGGAAGTCCCGGTCCGTGCTGCGCGGCGGTGCCGTCATGGCCGCGGGCTCCGTCGTCTCCCGCGCCACCGGGTTCGTACGCTCCGCCGTCGTCGTCGCCGCACTGGGCACCGGCCTCCAGGCCGACGGCTACGCGGTCGCCAACACCGTCCCGAACATCCTGTACATGCTGCTCCTCGGCGGCGCGCTCAACGCGGTCCTCGTACCGGAGCTGGTACGGGCCGCCGGGGAGCACCCCGACGGCGGCGCCGCCTACACCGACCGGCTGCTCACCCTCTGCACCGCGGGGCTGCTCGCCCTCACCGCGCTCGCGGTCGCCGGGGCGCCCCTCATCGTCTCCCTCTACACCGGCTACACGGGCGGCCAGGCCGAGCTGACCGTCGCGCTGGCCCGCTACTGCCTGCCCCAGATCCTGTTCTACGGGCTGTTCACCCTGCTGGGACAGGTCCTCAACGCCCGCGGCCGGTTCGGCGCCATGATGTGGACCCCGGTCCTCAACAACCTCGTGATCATCGGGGTGTTCGGCCTCTACCTGGCGGTGGCCGCCGGGTCGGACGGCAGCCTCACCGACGGCCAGGCCCGGCTCCTGGGGTGGGGGACGACCGCCGGTGTGGCCGTCCAGACCCTGGCGCTGGTGCCCGCGCTGCGCGGGGCCGGGTTCCGCTGGCGCCCCCGCTTCGACTGGCGCGGCAGCGGCCTCACCCGGCCGCTGCGCTCGGCCGGCTGGCTCGTGCTGCTGGTCCTGACCAACCAGGCCGCCTACTGGGTGGTGACCCGGCTCTCCACGGCGAGCGGGCAGCAGGCCGTCGAACAGGGTGTGGCGGGCGGCGCGGGCTACACCGCGTACAGCTACGCCTACCAGCTGTGGGTCGTGCCCCAGGGCATCGTCACGGTCTCCCTGGTCACCGCGCTGATGCCGCGGATGAGCCGGGCCGCCGCCGGCGGAGACACGGCCGGGGTGCGGCGCGACGTCTCGTACGCCCTGCGCACCAGTGCCGCCGCCGTCGTCCCCGCCGCCGCCGCGCTGCTGGCGCTCGCGCCCTGGGTGATGGGGGCCGTCTTCGGCTACGGGCGGGCCGGGGCCGACGACATCGCCGTGATGGGGGGCATGATGGCGGCCTTCGCACCGGGACTGATCGCGTTCTCCGGGCAGTACGTGCTCTCCCGCGGCTTCTACGCGATGGGCGACACCCGCACGCCCTTCTTCCTCAACCTCGTGATCGCGGGCGCGAACGCCGGGCTCTGCGTGGCCGCCCACCTGCTGCTGCCGGCCCGCTGGGCGGTGACGGGGATGGCGGGGGCGAGCTCCGTCGCCTACGCGCTGGGCTTCGCCGTCACCGCCTGTGTGCTGCACCGCCGGCTGGCGGTGCGGGAGGCCGCGCCCCGGGTACGGCTGTGGCGTTCGCCCGCACTGGGGGTCCACCTGCGGCTGACGGCGGCCTGCGTGCCGGCCGGCCTGCTCGCCCACGGCGCGGCCCGGGCCGCCGAAGGGGCCGGGGACATCGCGGCCGTCTCGGCGGGAGCCCTCGTGCTCCTGGCGGTGGTCGCCCTGCTGGCCGGGCCGCTCTCCGTCACCGAGATAAACTCCCCGCTGGCGGCGGCGGGCCGGAAGCTGTGGAAGCGGTGA
- a CDS encoding lipid II:glycine glycyltransferase FemX, whose protein sequence is MSMLLLPGNRSRDQETVVRPLGAAEHRAFLATRPTTSFLQFPSWAAVKDQWSSEMIGWHGAEGELEGAALVLYRQFPGTRKYFAYLPEGPVADWAGPGIDRWLRPLMAHLRRAGAFAVRIGPAPAFRVWEAARLKASTGPGQRVADVLASEVDPLGTVVAERLRARGWRRCGGDGEDGGDGDAQPRYVFHVPLAGRTPDDLWAGLNQEWRRNVRKARKAGVEVVTGDASDLPAFHRLLRITEERDGFRLGRSLAYYQRQYAVLNAERPGRMRLCLAVHRGEILAAHTMILAGRRVWYQTGASADHRREVRPSNALQWQMMLDSHAMGAHVYDMRGVPSTLDPEDRSFGLLRWKLGTGGRLVETLGEWETSVGGAANNTLYRAFHAYLARR, encoded by the coding sequence ATGTCGATGCTGCTCCTTCCAGGCAACCGCAGCCGTGACCAGGAGACGGTCGTCCGGCCGCTCGGCGCGGCCGAACACCGCGCTTTTCTCGCCACCCGGCCGACGACGAGTTTTCTCCAGTTCCCGTCCTGGGCCGCGGTAAAGGACCAGTGGTCCTCCGAAATGATCGGATGGCACGGTGCGGAAGGGGAATTGGAGGGGGCCGCCCTGGTCCTCTACCGCCAATTCCCCGGCACCCGGAAATACTTCGCCTATCTTCCGGAAGGGCCGGTCGCGGACTGGGCCGGACCGGGGATCGACCGGTGGCTGCGCCCGCTGATGGCCCACCTGCGCCGCGCGGGTGCCTTCGCCGTACGCATCGGCCCGGCACCGGCGTTCCGTGTCTGGGAGGCCGCCCGGCTCAAGGCGTCCACCGGGCCCGGGCAGAGGGTCGCCGACGTCCTGGCCTCCGAGGTGGACCCGCTCGGCACCGTCGTCGCCGAGCGGCTGCGGGCGCGCGGCTGGCGGCGCTGCGGCGGGGACGGCGAGGACGGGGGCGACGGCGACGCGCAGCCCCGCTACGTCTTCCACGTGCCGCTCGCCGGCCGGACCCCCGACGACCTGTGGGCCGGGCTCAACCAGGAGTGGCGGCGCAATGTGCGCAAGGCCCGGAAGGCCGGGGTCGAGGTCGTCACCGGGGACGCGTCCGACCTGCCCGCCTTCCACCGGCTGCTGCGGATCACCGAGGAACGCGACGGTTTCCGGCTCGGCCGCTCCCTCGCCTACTACCAGCGCCAGTACGCCGTCCTCAACGCCGAGCGGCCCGGCCGGATGCGGCTCTGCCTGGCCGTCCACCGGGGCGAGATCCTGGCCGCCCACACCATGATCCTGGCGGGGCGGCGGGTCTGGTACCAGACCGGCGCCTCGGCCGACCACCGCCGCGAGGTCCGGCCCAGCAACGCCCTCCAGTGGCAGATGATGCTCGACTCCCACGCCATGGGCGCACACGTGTACGACATGCGCGGGGTACCCTCCACCCTCGATCCCGAGGACCGCTCGTTCGGGCTGCTGCGCTGGAAGCTCGGCACCGGCGGCCGCCTCGTCGAGACCCTCGGAGAGTGGGAGACATCAGTGGGCGGAGCCGCCAACAACACGCTCTACCGGGCGTTCCACGCCTACCTGGCCCGCCGATGA
- the kynU gene encoding kynureninase, which translates to MSDLRERAEALDTADELAAHRGMFALDDTVYLDGNSLGALPAHVPDRMRDVLTRQWGELRIRSWDESGWWTAPERIGDRIAPLVGAGPGRIVVGDSTSVNVFKAVVAASRLAAGGRDEILVDATTFPTDGYIAASAARMTGHRLVPVAPADVPDALGPRTALVLLNHVDYRTGRLHDLPGLTAAAHAAGALAVWDLCHSAGALPVGLDAHGVDLAVGCTYKYLNGGPGSPAFLYVAERHQAAFDSPLPGWTSHADPFAMTPGYTPAEGSVRGRVGTPDILSMLALEASLDVWDGVRVDTVRAKSLALTDFFLECVAAYVPAGRVVPVTPFAHAERGSQVSLRCEDAPAVMAELIARGVVGDLRRPDILRFGFTPLYVGFADAERAARVLAEVVAV; encoded by the coding sequence ATGTCTGACCTCCGGGAGCGCGCCGAGGCGCTCGACACCGCGGACGAACTGGCCGCACACCGGGGGATGTTCGCCCTGGACGACACCGTCTACCTCGACGGCAACTCGCTGGGCGCGCTGCCGGCGCACGTACCGGACCGGATGCGGGACGTCCTGACCCGTCAGTGGGGCGAACTGCGCATCCGTTCCTGGGACGAGAGCGGCTGGTGGACCGCGCCCGAGCGGATCGGCGACCGGATCGCCCCGCTGGTCGGGGCGGGCCCCGGCCGGATCGTGGTGGGCGACTCCACCAGTGTGAACGTCTTCAAGGCGGTGGTGGCCGCGAGCCGTCTCGCCGCCGGGGGACGCGACGAGATCCTGGTCGACGCCACCACCTTCCCGACCGACGGGTACATCGCCGCGTCGGCGGCCCGGATGACCGGCCACCGCCTCGTCCCGGTCGCGCCCGCCGACGTGCCGGACGCGCTCGGCCCCCGTACCGCGCTCGTCCTGCTCAACCACGTCGACTACCGCACCGGCAGGCTCCACGACCTGCCCGGTCTCACCGCCGCCGCGCACGCGGCGGGCGCCCTCGCGGTGTGGGACCTGTGCCACAGCGCGGGCGCCCTGCCGGTCGGCCTCGACGCGCACGGGGTGGACCTGGCGGTGGGGTGCACGTACAAGTACCTGAACGGCGGGCCCGGTTCGCCGGCCTTCCTGTACGTCGCCGAACGCCACCAGGCGGCCTTCGACTCACCGCTGCCGGGCTGGACCTCGCACGCCGACCCCTTCGCGATGACCCCGGGCTACACCCCCGCCGAGGGTTCCGTGCGGGGCCGGGTCGGTACCCCGGACATCCTGTCGATGCTGGCCCTGGAGGCGTCCCTGGACGTCTGGGACGGCGTCCGTGTGGACACCGTGCGGGCCAAGTCGCTGGCGCTGACGGACTTCTTCCTGGAGTGCGTCGCCGCCTACGTCCCCGCGGGGCGGGTCGTCCCGGTGACCCCCTTCGCCCACGCGGAGCGCGGCAGCCAGGTCTCGCTCCGCTGCGAGGACGCGCCCGCGGTGATGGCGGAGCTCATCGCGCGGGGCGTCGTCGGGGACCTGCGCCGCCCGGACATCCTGCGCTTCGGTTTCACCCCGCTGTACGTCGGCTTCGCGGACGCGGAGCGGGCGGCGAGGGTCCTCGCCGAGGTGGTGGCGGTGTGA
- a CDS encoding sensor histidine kinase translates to MRPGATGFGLRTRLVFAFLLVAAISAATTATLTYRAARSAVLQQAQDTAVGQFRDRIAAYTVSLPLDEPALKDLCITLAREGKPHSWIVFAEYGRLRASSSDRPVSDVITRQLRDTARTEAHGSFQRVVKDGRPWLTVGMPTLYERAGERRPTGLVLYAVMPLDVEEANVAAMVSAARDGALPALLIALVPALLASRSVLRPVRDLRRAAAGIGRGELDTRIEVKGSDELAELAWTFNESSRNLERSVAELRQAEARARRFASDVSHELRTPLAGMLAVTEVLDEDAAHLSADTAAAVRLISAETGKLATLVEDLMEISRFDAKAARLNLDEVDGAETIRKTLQSRRWEASVHTELAEGVRVVLDPRRFDVIVANLVGNALRHGAEPVSVRLWTEAREGRSWLVTEVSDRGPGIGPDALPHIFDRFYKADEARTRSAGSGLGLAITQENAALHGGTVHAADGPDGGAVFTVTIPLEGV, encoded by the coding sequence ATGAGACCGGGAGCCACCGGCTTCGGCCTGCGCACCCGGCTCGTCTTCGCCTTCCTCCTCGTGGCCGCGATCAGCGCGGCCACGACCGCCACCCTCACCTACCGGGCGGCGCGTTCCGCGGTCCTGCAACAGGCCCAGGACACGGCGGTCGGCCAGTTCCGGGACCGGATCGCCGCGTACACCGTGAGCCTGCCGCTCGACGAACCCGCCCTGAAGGACCTCTGCATCACCCTGGCCCGGGAGGGGAAACCGCACAGCTGGATCGTCTTCGCGGAGTACGGCCGGCTGCGCGCCTCCTCCTCCGACCGCCCGGTCTCCGACGTGATCACCCGGCAGCTGCGCGACACCGCCCGGACCGAGGCGCACGGATCGTTCCAGCGGGTCGTCAAGGACGGGAGGCCATGGCTCACGGTCGGCATGCCCACGCTCTACGAGCGCGCCGGTGAACGCCGGCCCACCGGCCTCGTCCTGTACGCCGTCATGCCGCTCGACGTGGAGGAGGCCAACGTCGCCGCCATGGTCTCGGCCGCCCGGGACGGCGCCCTGCCCGCGCTGCTGATCGCCCTGGTCCCCGCGCTGCTCGCCTCCCGCAGCGTCCTGCGTCCCGTACGCGATCTGCGGCGGGCCGCGGCGGGTATCGGACGGGGCGAACTCGACACCCGTATCGAGGTCAAGGGGTCCGACGAACTCGCTGAACTGGCATGGACGTTCAACGAGTCGTCCAGGAACCTGGAGCGTTCGGTCGCGGAGCTCCGGCAGGCCGAGGCACGGGCCAGGCGGTTCGCCTCCGACGTCTCGCACGAACTGCGCACCCCGCTGGCCGGTATGCTCGCCGTCACCGAGGTGCTCGACGAGGACGCCGCCCATCTGAGTGCCGACACGGCGGCCGCCGTCCGGCTGATCAGCGCCGAGACCGGGAAGCTGGCCACCCTCGTCGAGGACCTGATGGAGATCTCGCGCTTCGACGCCAAGGCCGCCCGCCTCAACCTCGACGAGGTCGACGGCGCCGAGACGATACGCAAGACCCTGCAGAGCCGCCGCTGGGAGGCATCCGTACACACCGAACTCGCCGAGGGCGTCCGGGTGGTGCTCGACCCGCGGCGGTTCGACGTGATCGTCGCGAACCTGGTCGGCAACGCGCTGCGGCACGGCGCGGAGCCCGTCTCCGTACGCCTGTGGACCGAGGCGCGGGAGGGCCGCTCCTGGCTGGTGACAGAGGTGTCGGACCGGGGGCCGGGCATCGGCCCCGACGCGCTGCCCCACATCTTCGACCGCTTCTACAAGGCCGACGAGGCCCGGACCCGGTCGGCGGGGAGCGGCCTGGGACTGGCCATCACCCAGGAGAACGCGGCACTGCACGGCGGTACCGTCCACGCGGCCGACGGGCCGGACGGCGGGGCGGTCTTCACCGTGACGATCCCGCTGGAGGGCGTGTGA
- a CDS encoding tryptophan 2,3-dioxygenase family protein, with product MSTYHPDPEATGAETPYLDFAGTTPYEDYVQADVLTHLQHLRSDDPGEMVFLVTTQVMELWFTVIVHEWETAAHALREDRLPDARDALKRSLRELEALNASWKPLAGLTPAQFNSYRGSLGEGSGFQSAMYRRMEFLLGDKSASMLVPHRGTPRIHAELEKALHQPGLYDETLALLARRGYPVPRSVLERDLSQKYEPSPAVEAVWAEIYSGQDQDAELVRLGEVLTDVAELVWRWRNDHLTATRRAMGSKTGTGGSAGVAWLEKRAGKTVFPELWTARSHV from the coding sequence ATGTCGACGTATCACCCCGACCCCGAAGCCACCGGTGCGGAAACCCCGTACCTCGACTTCGCGGGAACGACTCCGTACGAGGACTACGTCCAGGCGGATGTCCTGACCCACCTCCAGCACCTGCGCTCGGACGATCCGGGCGAGATGGTCTTCCTGGTCACCACCCAGGTCATGGAGCTGTGGTTCACCGTCATCGTGCACGAATGGGAGACGGCCGCGCACGCGCTGCGCGAGGACCGCCTCCCGGACGCCCGTGACGCGCTGAAGCGCTCGCTGCGGGAACTGGAGGCGCTGAACGCCTCCTGGAAGCCGCTGGCCGGCCTCACCCCCGCCCAGTTCAACTCCTACCGCGGCTCGCTCGGCGAGGGGTCCGGGTTCCAGTCGGCGATGTACCGGCGGATGGAGTTCCTGCTGGGTGACAAGTCCGCGTCCATGCTCGTGCCGCACCGGGGCACGCCCCGGATCCACGCGGAGCTGGAGAAGGCGCTGCACCAGCCCGGCCTCTACGACGAGACGCTCGCCCTGCTGGCCCGGCGCGGGTACCCGGTGCCGCGGTCGGTGCTGGAGCGGGACCTGTCGCAGAAGTACGAGCCCTCGCCCGCGGTCGAGGCCGTCTGGGCGGAGATCTACTCCGGCCAGGACCAGGACGCCGAGCTGGTACGGCTCGGCGAGGTGCTGACCGACGTGGCGGAGCTGGTCTGGCGCTGGCGCAACGACCATCTCACCGCCACCCGCAGGGCGATGGGCTCCAAGACCGGCACCGGCGGGTCGGCGGGGGTCGCCTGGCTGGAGAAGCGGGCCGGGAAGACCGTGTTCCCCGAGCTGTGGACGGCGCGCAGCCATGTCTGA